The genomic interval GGACGACGTGGCGGCGCTGGGACACGAGACGGTGGCCGACGCAACGCTGACCGTACAGTCGATTTTGGCGACGGCGGCCGGCGACGGCGTGAAGGGCTCCGCCGGTTGGACCGGCGTCGGCGTGGTGCTCGATGACGAGTCGCGGCACGCCAGCAGGAGCGCGAACGCAAACGCGAGGCGCAGGCGGCGCCACGGGGCTGCCGTCAATGAGTTCGGCAGCCGATGTCGGGTTCGACGCAACAACGTGGAATTCTGTTCGACTGAAAGAGCAGGCAGGGCCCGTGTCGCGTCGGCGCAACCCGAGATTGTGAAAGTCGCATTCGGTCACCGGGAGCGCAACTACGACTTACGCAACATTTTCACTGTTGTTTATTAGTCCGCTCTAATAATCGCATGGCGGCCTCGAGCGCTGGCGTCTAGAGCGCGTCCAACGGGGGCGGACACGACGTCGGCACCGGCAGCGTCCCGTGGACCGGTGGGTCCGGAAAGTATTGGATCGAAACCTGGACTTGCGTCGCGATGTCCTCGCCGGCGATGCGGCGCACGAGCTCGAGTGCTTCGTCGAGGCCCGCCGAGACGCCGGCGCCGGTGACGCGCACGCCGCGTGCGCCCGGTGGCGGATCCTTGGGATCGACGACGAAGCGCGGCGAGCCCGACTCTTCTCCAATCACCGTGATCTTTTTGTATTTACGCAGGCACGGCGTGAACGCCCAGTGCGTGGTTGCGCGGTGGCCGTCGAGCAACCCGGCTGCGGCCAGGAGCATCGCACCTTCGCAGACCGACGTGACGTATTCGGCGTGCTCACTCCAGGCGCGCAGCTGCGCGAGGAACATGGAATCCTTCATCAACATCGCGAGCGCCGCCGGGTCGCCGCCCGGGACCCAGAGAAGATCGAGCGCTTTCACCTGATCGAACGTGCGATGGGGAACGATCGGGAGGCGACCGCGCGTCTGCACGCTGCCGTTGTTTTGGGCGAGCACGAGGACTTGCACCGGTCGAGGGCCGTTCCAGGAATCGGCCATCCAGCCGAATACCTCGCAGGGGGCGCAGACGTCGAGCAGATCGACGCCGTCATACACGGGAATGCCGATGATGTATGGATTGGTGCGGTTGCTGGTCACGAGCGCTCCGAGCGGGCGAGTGAGAAGGGCGCGGCATCACGTCGCCGCGCACGATGCAATGGTCGCGTACTGTCGTCAATGACGAGCGCGGGTGACGCGTCTTCGCCCACTCGGCACCTTACAACCATTAGAATAGTCTCATCGGCTGGATGAGATCATATTTGCGCCGGCGTCGCGCTGTTGCGGGGATTCGGACCCAATCGAGCGCGATCTCGCCGACATCGGCGTGGCAGCAAGTCGCGGCCTCCGAACCCTCCGCGCTGTGGGCGGAGATCGAACCACGGCTCGCGCTGCCAAAGCCGCCCTGCCACAACTGCGGTGCGCCGCTCGACCGCGACGCTCGGTTTCTGCGAGCAAGGCATGGGCGTGTGGTTCGACAATAAGGAGCTGTCGGCGATCCGGTCGCTGAACCTGGCCGCGGTATCGCGCCAGCGGCAGAGTCGCGCGGGCGAGGCGTTGGCGATCGGCGGCGACGTGCGGATGGATGCGATGCTCTGGTCGCCCGGGCTGGTCGTCGACGGCGATCTTCGACAGCCACTGATCGATCCGTTTAGATTACGCACAGCCTGGCGAGCGGCGTGCGCGCCCCGTCAGTGGCTCCGTCTGTCACCCTCGCATCGGCCTTCGAATTGGCCGAACCGAGCGACATACTCCATGACAAGCAAGAATTCCTTTGGAAGCCGTGCGACGATCACGGTCGACGGGAAGACGTACACGATCTTTCGTCTCGCTGCCCTCGAGCAGCTCTCCGGCGGCAAAGCCGCCACCCTCCCCTTCAGCCTCAAGATTCTCCTCGAGAATCTGCTGCGCAACGAAGACGACGCGTTCGTGAAGCGCGACGACATCGAGGCGATGGCGAAGTGGAACGTCGCCGGCAAAGAGGAGCGCGAGATCGCGTTCCGCACGAGCCGCGTGCTGCTGCAGGATTTCACGGGCGTGCCCGCCGTCGTCGATCTCGCCGCCATGCGCGACGCGATCAAGTCACTCGGCGGCGATCCGCAGCGCATCAATCCGCTGCAGCCGGTCGATCTCGTGATCGATCACTCGGTGCAGGTGGACGAGTACGGTTCGCAGGCGGCGTTTCTCATCAACACCGAGCTCGAGTTCGAGAGGAACAAGGAACGCTACGTGTTCCTTCGGTGGGGTCAGGAAGCGTTCAAGAACTTTCGTGTCGTGCCGCCGGGCACCGGCATTTGCCATCAGGTAAATCTCGAGTACCTGGGCAAGACGGTGTTCGTGGACGAGTCGAACGGCGAAGCGATCGCCTATCCGGATTCGCTCGTCGGCACCGACTCGCACACGACGATGATCAACGGCCTGGGCGTGCTCGGCTGGGGCGTCGGCGGCATCGAGGCCGAGGCCGCCATGCTCGGCCAGCCGGTGTCGATGCTCATCCCCGAGGTGGTCGGGTTCAAGCTGCACGGCCGGCTCCGCGAGGGGGCCA from Gemmatimonadaceae bacterium carries:
- a CDS encoding DJ-1/PfpI family protein; translated protein: MTSNRTNPYIIGIPVYDGVDLLDVCAPCEVFGWMADSWNGPRPVQVLVLAQNNGSVQTRGRLPIVPHRTFDQVKALDLLWVPGGDPAALAMLMKDSMFLAQLRAWSEHAEYVTSVCEGAMLLAAAGLLDGHRATTHWAFTPCLRKYKKITVIGEESGSPRFVVDPKDPPPGARGVRVTGAGVSAGLDEALELVRRIAGEDIATQVQVSIQYFPDPPVHGTLPVPTSCPPPLDAL
- the acnA gene encoding aconitate hydratase AcnA, which encodes MRRSTATLGFCEQGMGVWFDNKELSAIRSLNLAAVSRQRQSRAGEALAIGGDVRMDAMLWSPGLVVDGDLRQPLIDPFRLRTAWRAACAPRQWLRLSPSHRPSNWPNRATYSMTSKNSFGSRATITVDGKTYTIFRLAALEQLSGGKAATLPFSLKILLENLLRNEDDAFVKRDDIEAMAKWNVAGKEEREIAFRTSRVLLQDFTGVPAVVDLAAMRDAIKSLGGDPQRINPLQPVDLVIDHSVQVDEYGSQAAFLINTELEFERNKERYVFLRWGQEAFKNFRVVPPGTGICHQVNLEYLGKTVFVDESNGEAIAYPDSLVGTDSHTTMINGLGVLGWGVGGIEAEAAMLGQPVSMLIPEVVGFKLHGRLREGATATDLVLTVTQMLRQRGVVGKFVEFFGPGVRALALADRATIANMAPEYGATCGFFPVDEETLRYMKFSGRPDELVALTDAYCREQGLFQTASSKDAEYSDTLELDLGAVEPSVAGPKRPQDRVGLFSAKKSFEVALPSLVKPKKKDAPATKEAAQAAPLAASPDLKNGSVVIAAITSCTNTSNPSVMVAAGLVAKKAVQAGLSTKPWVKASLAPGSKV